The DNA region CTGCAGGGCGAAGACGAAATCTCGACGGAATAGGATCAACCGGTATGAGCTTTGAACACGGAACGGGAACGCCGCTCGGCATGTTCGCCCCGCTGCCACCGGGAGAAGAGATCACGGCTCGGGCCGGCGAACCCTTGCCCGACGGCACGGTCATCGCGGATCGCGAGGCGGTCATCGCGGCGTTGCGGACGGTGCACGATCCCGAAATTCCGGTGAATATCTACGATCTGGGACTGATCTATGATTTCGGAATTCATACCGATGGTTCGGTGCGGGTCGACATGTCCCTGACCGCACCGGCATGTCCGGTGGCGGGTGAAATTCCCTACTGGGTTGCGAACGCAGTGGCCAATGTCGAGGGCATTGGCGAAGTCGTGGTGAACCTGATCTGGGAGCCGCCCTGGGATACGGACCGGATGTCCGATGACGCCAAACTGGCCCTCGGTGTCGAATGACCTATATAGATCGCCGCAAGGATTGCGGAGGAGTTCACAATGCCTGAGCCGATCATAACCCTGACCGACGCCGCTGCGGCGCGGGTGCAGTCTCTGATGTCCAAGGCCGACGAGGGGGTCGCCGGGCTGCGCGTGGGGCTCTCGACGCGCGGCTGTTCGGGCCTGTCCTATGTCGTCGAATATGCCGAGGACGCCAAGCAGTTCGAGGAAGTCATCGAGGACAAGGGCGTGAAGGTGTTTATCGACCCTGCCGCGACGATGTTCCTGATCGGCGCCACGATGGACTACCGCGAGGGCAAGTTCGAGTCCGGCTTTGTCTTCGACAACCCGAACGCCAAGGGTACATGCGGCTGCGGTGAGTCCTTCCACGTCTAGGCAGCCGCCCAGCTGATTTTGAGCCTTTCATGCCCCGAATGACTTTCATAGACAGCGCCGGCGCTTCACATGATGTGGAGGCGCCGCTCGGTCATT from Alphaproteobacteria bacterium includes:
- a CDS encoding DUF59 domain-containing protein; the protein is MSFEHGTGTPLGMFAPLPPGEEITARAGEPLPDGTVIADREAVIAALRTVHDPEIPVNIYDLGLIYDFGIHTDGSVRVDMSLTAPACPVAGEIPYWVANAVANVEGIGEVVVNLIWEPPWDTDRMSDDAKLALGVE
- a CDS encoding iron-sulfur cluster assembly accessory protein encodes the protein MPEPIITLTDAAAARVQSLMSKADEGVAGLRVGLSTRGCSGLSYVVEYAEDAKQFEEVIEDKGVKVFIDPAATMFLIGATMDYREGKFESGFVFDNPNAKGTCGCGESFHV